Proteins encoded together in one Chitinophaga sp. LS1 window:
- a CDS encoding response regulator codes for MATKTDSKIYVVDDDPFYLATYDKHLRAQGYNNISCFLSGKDFLEQLTDEPDIVILDHDLGDMTGLDVLKEIKRFNTNIFVIFASARQQTDIATASLKNGAFDYIIKDDNVLEHITSTLSKLFVVQDYLKKKKRNNRFFFFFSLIVATLMIVSFLHDMLRH; via the coding sequence ATGGCAACAAAAACAGACAGCAAAATATACGTCGTAGATGATGATCCATTTTATCTGGCTACTTACGATAAACACCTGAGAGCTCAGGGCTACAATAATATCTCCTGCTTCCTTTCAGGCAAAGACTTCCTGGAACAGCTGACGGATGAGCCGGATATCGTAATACTGGATCATGACCTGGGCGATATGACTGGTCTGGATGTACTGAAAGAGATCAAACGCTTTAACACAAACATCTTTGTCATTTTTGCCAGTGCAAGACAGCAGACAGACATTGCGACTGCCTCACTCAAGAACGGTGCATTTGACTACATTATAAAGGATGACAACGTGCTGGAGCATATCACATCAACACTCAGCAAGCTGTTCGTTGTACAGGACTACCTGAAGAAGAAAAAACGCAATAACCGCTTCTTCTTTTTCTTTAGCCTGATCGTCGCCACACTAATGATTGTAAGCTTTCTGCACGATATGTTAAGACATTAA
- a CDS encoding PA2169 family four-helix-bundle protein: MQATLETIEILNDLVQINNDRIDGYEKALQELKQEDNDLKALFSSMISESHEIRLALGTEVNALGGDMETSTTTSGKIYRAWMDIKAVFTGHDRHTVLANCERGEDAAQRAYSSALEEEELPAYLREMVTEQQQILRRSHDKIKELRDATK, encoded by the coding sequence ATGCAAGCTACATTGGAAACCATAGAGATCCTGAATGATCTGGTACAAATCAACAATGACCGAATTGACGGTTATGAAAAAGCGTTACAAGAACTGAAACAGGAAGATAATGACTTGAAAGCATTGTTCTCTTCCATGATCAGCGAGAGCCATGAAATCAGACTGGCTTTAGGAACAGAAGTAAATGCATTAGGTGGTGATATGGAAACTTCCACAACTACCAGTGGTAAGATTTACCGCGCATGGATGGATATCAAGGCTGTATTTACCGGTCATGACCGTCATACAGTACTGGCGAATTGTGAGAGAGGAGAAGATGCAGCCCAGAGAGCTTATAGTAGTGCATTGGAAGAGGAAGAGTTGCCAGCTTACCTGAGAGAAATGGTGACAGAGCAACAGCAGATTTTAAGACGCTCTCATGATAAAATCAAAGAGCTGAGAGATGCTACCAAATAA
- a CDS encoding nuclear transport factor 2 family protein, giving the protein MKTKLYCFLIIFCSMTMISFAQSKEEKAVAAQVESLRKAMVDADKATLEKLADAKLTYGHSGGKIEDKATFVDNIVSGHSDFLSIDLSDQTIVISGNTAIVRHNLAAATNDNGKPGNVHLHVLLVWAKEGSQWKLLARQAVKQPVANQ; this is encoded by the coding sequence ATGAAAACTAAATTGTATTGTTTCCTGATTATTTTTTGTAGTATGACCATGATTTCATTTGCCCAATCTAAAGAGGAAAAAGCGGTAGCCGCGCAGGTAGAGTCATTGCGGAAAGCGATGGTAGACGCGGACAAAGCCACGTTAGAGAAACTGGCTGATGCAAAGTTGACTTACGGACATTCTGGTGGGAAGATAGAGGACAAGGCTACGTTTGTAGATAATATTGTAAGTGGGCATTCAGACTTTTTATCGATTGATCTGAGTGATCAGACGATTGTGATCAGTGGGAATACCGCGATAGTAAGGCATAATCTGGCGGCCGCTACAAATGATAATGGCAAGCCCGGCAATGTACATTTGCATGTATTGTTGGTGTGGGCGAAGGAGGGGAGTCAGTGGAAGTTATTAGCGAGACAGGCGGTGAAGCAGCCGGTAGCAAATCAGTAA
- a CDS encoding SAM-dependent methyltransferase translates to MKELSASRTAQYMALFRALETQRPHDKLVYDPYAINFLDRGFQIATRLSVIPPIRRMIQRIIQKRIPGAYSSGIARTRYIDELVQQAVNQGIQQVVILGAGFDTRALRLDFLRLLPVIEIDHPNTSAVKKEKLGSLTPHVQYLQLDFNEKGLDDLSLNASLPTVFIWEGVTNYLQEEAIAATFRFIEKFPEGSFVIFTYVDEKVLREPHAYYGGEKLLNDVARLEEKWTFGWKPGNLRKYLQQFELELLEDNSAVEYRRQYMPARTEKGYEFYRVAFAVRK, encoded by the coding sequence ATGAAAGAACTCTCCGCCAGTCGGACCGCCCAGTATATGGCTTTATTCCGGGCGCTTGAAACCCAGCGACCACATGATAAACTGGTCTACGACCCTTATGCCATCAACTTCCTTGACCGTGGGTTTCAGATAGCCACCCGTTTATCTGTTATTCCTCCTATCCGCCGCATGATCCAGCGTATTATCCAGAAAAGGATCCCCGGTGCTTATTCCTCTGGCATAGCCCGAACCAGGTATATCGATGAACTTGTGCAACAAGCTGTGAACCAGGGTATACAGCAAGTGGTCATATTGGGTGCCGGGTTCGATACGAGGGCATTGCGCCTTGATTTTCTGCGCCTCCTGCCCGTGATAGAAATAGACCATCCCAATACATCGGCTGTGAAAAAAGAGAAGTTAGGGAGCTTGACCCCACATGTACAATACCTGCAGCTCGATTTCAATGAAAAAGGATTGGATGACCTGTCACTCAACGCTTCACTGCCAACGGTATTTATCTGGGAGGGCGTGACGAATTACCTGCAGGAAGAAGCTATTGCTGCTACATTCCGGTTTATAGAAAAGTTCCCTGAAGGCTCCTTCGTAATCTTTACTTATGTAGATGAAAAAGTATTGCGGGAACCCCATGCCTATTATGGGGGAGAGAAGTTGCTCAATGATGTAGCACGGCTGGAAGAAAAATGGACATTTGGCTGGAAACCAGGTAATTTACGAAAATATTTGCAACAGTTTGAACTGGAATTACTGGAAGATAATAGTGCGGTAGAATACCGTCGTCAATATATGCCGGCAAGGACAGAAAAAGGGTATGAGTTTTATCGTGTAGCATTTGCCGTAAGAAAGTAG
- a CDS encoding glycosyltransferase family 4 protein, with protein sequence MKKIIAVHLSNDRSGNTLIFRESLETLAEKGMDIHLITNGNTHTPGYLTDLSHIQYHYINYIERGNKTRLFFSFLLAQMSIFFKVLWLSKKGDKVYINTLQPFGAAWASRLKGAQITYHIHETAIQPVAFRKPMLKSAQLLAHQIVYACRFVQSQFEFRKAEKRVIHSCLPSSFVQEAVLHANHGARKTILMVAKLEEESGVQELIELAKAMPKTRFELVIKATYKEIADHFKGMTVPNNIMIYDTQLDMHPFYQRAAVVLNLSHAGHYQETFDISILQAMSYGRPVIVPLAGGANELVAHGWNGYRISGHYVEQVRKHVEQLLHNKPLYADMSCAAQLVASQFKPTHFKQQLEDVFMEGTCYTPTKKQEVAEVLLYPAALQEYLNTALN encoded by the coding sequence ATGAAAAAGATAATAGCAGTTCATTTATCAAACGACAGGAGTGGAAACACATTGATCTTCCGTGAATCGCTGGAAACCTTAGCGGAGAAGGGCATGGACATCCATTTAATTACGAACGGCAACACGCATACACCAGGATACCTGACCGATTTATCGCACATACAGTATCACTACATAAATTATATAGAACGGGGGAACAAAACGCGTTTATTCTTCAGCTTCCTGCTGGCGCAGATGAGTATTTTTTTCAAGGTACTTTGGTTAAGTAAAAAAGGCGATAAGGTATACATTAATACTTTACAACCTTTTGGGGCGGCTTGGGCCAGCAGGCTGAAGGGAGCGCAAATCACCTATCACATTCACGAAACGGCGATACAGCCTGTAGCATTCAGGAAACCGATGCTGAAAAGTGCACAGTTACTCGCACACCAGATCGTATATGCTTGCCGGTTTGTACAGTCACAATTTGAGTTCAGGAAAGCAGAAAAGAGAGTAATTCACAGCTGTCTGCCCAGTTCATTTGTACAGGAAGCGGTATTACATGCAAATCATGGTGCCCGCAAGACCATCCTGATGGTGGCTAAACTGGAAGAAGAGAGCGGTGTGCAAGAACTGATAGAACTGGCTAAGGCCATGCCGAAAACAAGGTTTGAACTGGTTATCAAAGCAACATATAAAGAAATTGCAGATCATTTTAAAGGTATGACCGTACCGAACAATATCATGATCTACGATACACAGCTGGATATGCACCCATTCTATCAACGTGCGGCTGTAGTACTGAACCTGTCTCATGCGGGACATTACCAGGAGACATTTGATATCAGTATTCTGCAGGCAATGAGTTATGGCCGTCCGGTGATTGTACCGCTGGCAGGTGGTGCGAACGAACTGGTAGCGCATGGTTGGAATGGTTACCGCATCAGCGGACATTATGTAGAGCAGGTACGCAAGCATGTTGAACAGCTATTGCATAATAAACCGTTATACGCAGATATGAGTTGTGCGGCGCAGCTGGTGGCTAGCCAGTTCAAGCCTACACACTTCAAGCAGCAGCTAGAGGATGTATTTATGGAAGGGACCTGCTATACACCCACAAAGAAACAAGAGGTAGCTGAGGTACTGCTTTATCCTGCGGCTTTGCAGGAATACCTTAACACCGCGTTGAATTAA
- a CDS encoding DEAD/DEAH box helicase encodes MYFDEFDLDDRVLDGIDAMGYTTATPVQEKVIPPIIAGKDILACAQTGTGKTAAFLLPIIHRLLTEHHDNHKINSLIIVPTRELAVQIAQTLEGMSYFTNISSIAVYGGSNGALFSAEKKALTSGVDMVICTPGRMIAHLNMGYVKLDAVKYLVLDEADRMLDMGFNDDIIKITSFLPKVRQNLLFSATMPEKIRKLAMKILHQPEEINIAISKPPEKIVQEAFVVYDEQKPALIKALLKAKEFDNIIIFCSRKQNVKQLTNELQKAKFTVEQIHSDLEQDQREQVLMDFKSKKLKILVATDILSRGIDIEDINLVINYDVPNDAEDYIHRIGRTARAATEGTAYTIVSEKEQRKFARIEEVLGKSVTKTPVPEELGPVPEYTAKPGSGGKKRPGGYKFRNNKSNYSNKK; translated from the coding sequence TTGTATTTTGATGAATTTGACCTGGATGACAGGGTACTAGACGGGATTGACGCAATGGGTTATACCACAGCAACGCCTGTACAGGAAAAAGTTATCCCCCCCATTATTGCTGGTAAGGATATTCTGGCCTGTGCACAAACAGGCACGGGTAAAACTGCCGCTTTCCTGCTTCCCATTATTCACCGGCTCCTTACCGAGCATCACGATAACCATAAGATCAATTCCCTGATCATTGTTCCTACACGTGAACTGGCGGTGCAGATTGCACAGACGCTGGAAGGGATGTCTTATTTTACCAATATCAGCTCCATTGCTGTATATGGAGGTAGTAATGGCGCCTTGTTCTCTGCCGAAAAGAAAGCATTGACCTCTGGGGTGGATATGGTGATCTGTACGCCTGGGCGTATGATCGCGCACCTGAACATGGGGTATGTGAAACTGGACGCGGTGAAATACCTGGTATTAGACGAAGCCGACCGTATGCTGGATATGGGTTTTAATGATGATATCATTAAAATCACGTCCTTCCTGCCAAAGGTGAGACAAAACCTGCTATTTTCTGCGACCATGCCGGAAAAGATCCGGAAACTGGCAATGAAGATCCTGCATCAGCCGGAGGAGATCAATATTGCGATTTCCAAGCCACCGGAGAAGATCGTACAGGAGGCTTTTGTGGTATATGATGAACAAAAACCCGCTTTGATAAAGGCTTTGCTGAAGGCGAAGGAATTTGATAATATAATTATCTTCTGTTCCCGCAAGCAGAATGTGAAGCAACTCACTAATGAGTTGCAGAAGGCAAAATTTACAGTGGAACAGATACATTCTGACCTCGAGCAGGATCAGAGAGAGCAGGTGCTAATGGATTTTAAGAGTAAGAAACTGAAAATCCTTGTAGCGACAGATATATTGAGCAGAGGGATTGATATTGAGGATATCAATCTTGTGATAAATTATGATGTGCCCAATGATGCGGAGGATTATATCCATAGGATTGGACGTACGGCCAGAGCTGCCACAGAGGGCACGGCTTATACAATCGTGAGTGAAAAGGAGCAGCGGAAGTTTGCACGAATTGAAGAAGTATTGGGAAAATCGGTGACGAAAACCCCGGTGCCCGAGGAATTAGGCCCCGTGCCGGAATATACCGCCAAACCAGGTAGTGGAGGAAAGAAGCGGCCTGGCGGGTATAAATTCAGGAATAATAAGAGTAATTATAGTAATAAGAAATAA
- a CDS encoding mechanosensitive ion channel family protein, translated as MLEDLQKNLNMPPFLWNILLGASALITGLIIKYLIAFILRLTTKNNTSYSLIRSILKHLGLAVNYLLPLLVFNIVLPFMELSRKPMNILSKTAEIGLILSFGFALAGLVKVFEDYMYHSYDLSKEDNLRERKLRTQLQFVRKFAVSTILVLTLCAVLLSFDSLRKIGAGLLTGVGVSGIIIGFAAQRSLSNFLAGMQIAFTQPIRIDDVLVVEGEWGRVEEITLTYVVLGIWDQRKLILPINYFIEKPFQNWTRTGSAILGTAFLYLDHTAPFDAMREELDRILKTHPLWDRRVKAVQVTDIRERVVEVRFLVSANSSGKAFDLRCDVREKMLVFLRDNHPYCLPKTRAVLEESANKTNDPNQANGAGINPFNLPSQA; from the coding sequence ATGCTTGAAGATTTACAGAAGAACCTAAACATGCCGCCATTTTTATGGAATATTTTGCTAGGGGCCTCGGCACTTATTACTGGATTGATAATCAAATACTTAATAGCATTTATTCTACGTCTTACTACGAAGAATAATACCAGTTATTCCCTGATCAGATCCATATTGAAGCACCTGGGCCTGGCTGTCAATTATCTACTTCCATTATTGGTTTTCAATATAGTGCTTCCATTCATGGAACTTTCCCGGAAGCCTATGAATATTCTCTCTAAAACCGCTGAAATTGGCCTTATCCTATCCTTTGGCTTTGCCCTCGCAGGCCTTGTTAAGGTCTTTGAAGACTATATGTACCACTCCTACGACCTGAGCAAGGAAGATAACCTCAGGGAACGTAAATTGAGGACCCAGTTACAGTTCGTGCGTAAGTTCGCTGTCAGCACAATACTGGTTCTCACTCTCTGCGCCGTTCTACTCAGTTTTGATAGTCTCCGCAAGATCGGTGCCGGCTTACTGACCGGTGTGGGTGTCAGTGGTATTATTATCGGTTTTGCCGCTCAGCGGTCACTGTCCAATTTTCTCGCCGGTATGCAGATCGCCTTTACCCAACCTATCCGTATAGACGATGTGCTCGTCGTAGAAGGTGAATGGGGCAGGGTAGAAGAGATCACCCTTACCTATGTGGTACTCGGTATCTGGGATCAGCGTAAATTAATCCTGCCTATCAATTATTTTATTGAAAAGCCGTTTCAGAACTGGACCCGTACCGGCTCTGCTATTTTGGGTACAGCGTTTTTATACCTGGATCATACTGCGCCTTTCGACGCCATGCGCGAGGAATTGGATCGCATACTCAAAACCCATCCGCTGTGGGATAGAAGAGTGAAAGCTGTACAGGTGACTGATATTAGAGAACGTGTGGTGGAGGTCCGCTTCCTGGTGAGTGCTAACAGTTCAGGGAAGGCTTTTGATCTCCGTTGTGATGTCAGGGAAAAGATGCTGGTTTTTTTAAGGGACAATCATCCTTATTGTTTGCCTAAGACACGTGCAGTGCTGGAAGAAAGCGCAAATAAAACCAATGATCCTAACCAGGCAAATGGTGCTGGCATCAATCCATTCAACCTGCCTTCACAGGCTTAA
- a CDS encoding T9SS type A sorting domain-containing protein, translating into MINLRKTIFTGLLVAAMMLVAGLSYGQTDTSERYTAKQYTIGTAGSYLLVQGMFYIAYNIGEPIIFADSSLNYALWFGFEQPLGDTIAYKKDDMIVYPNPAYASTATVKYVMTDGSDSSRITKIDIRIVNMSGQLMFTDSQEVKKGETIFQYQFDVDKYNPGVYVITLFMNTGIKASRKFVRVRI; encoded by the coding sequence ATGATAAATCTGAGAAAAACCATATTTACAGGACTGCTGGTTGCCGCCATGATGCTGGTTGCAGGCTTGTCGTATGGGCAGACTGATACTTCAGAAAGGTACACAGCCAAGCAGTATACCATCGGTACTGCCGGATCATACCTTCTGGTTCAGGGTATGTTTTATATCGCCTATAATATTGGTGAACCCATCATATTTGCAGATAGTAGTCTGAACTATGCCCTTTGGTTTGGCTTTGAGCAGCCTTTGGGGGATACTATCGCTTATAAGAAAGATGATATGATTGTATACCCCAATCCCGCATATGCCAGTACAGCGACGGTGAAGTATGTGATGACTGATGGTAGCGACAGTTCAAGGATCACCAAGATCGATATCAGGATTGTGAACATGTCGGGGCAGCTGATGTTTACGGATTCGCAGGAGGTTAAAAAGGGTGAAACTATATTTCAATACCAGTTTGACGTAGATAAATACAATCCAGGCGTATATGTGATCACGCTGTTTATGAATACTGGTATTAAAGCCAGCCGAAAATTTGTACGGGTGAGAATATAG
- a CDS encoding Hpt domain-containing protein, with translation MRANHALYSYNYLYKISDNQAFIDKMISLFINSVTEYTGDLQQLQVTKVLHDLKRTVHKLKPSVLSMEVAGAKEIILKLEEAGKWNEEVERLVEQLKVIFQQIKPMMEEDLIQLNK, from the coding sequence ATGCGCGCTAATCATGCACTATATTCATATAACTATCTGTACAAAATATCTGACAACCAAGCGTTCATCGATAAGATGATCTCCCTTTTCATCAATTCAGTGACAGAATATACGGGGGACCTGCAACAGTTGCAGGTTACAAAGGTATTGCATGACCTGAAAAGGACTGTACATAAGTTAAAGCCCAGTGTACTGAGTATGGAGGTAGCGGGGGCTAAAGAAATTATTTTAAAACTGGAAGAAGCGGGAAAATGGAATGAGGAAGTAGAAAGGTTGGTAGAACAGCTGAAAGTAATCTTTCAGCAGATAAAACCAATGATGGAAGAAGATCTTATTCAACTAAATAAGTAA
- a CDS encoding sigma-54-dependent transcriptional regulator: MLDFKIFIVEDDKWYGNLLQHYLSQNPDYEVTLIGSGKECLAQLHRKPDLITIDFGLPDMNGEELYRKIKQAQPNVPVIIISAQEKITTAVDLLKMGAEDYLVKDENTQQLLWKAIIRLRENQSLKNEITQLKAELKTRYDYSTSIVGKSPALQAVFRLIDKAAGSMINVSITGETGTGKELVAKAVHYNSARSGQPYVAVNMAAIPRELVESELFGYEKGAFTGAQNRKTGRFEEANGGTLFLDEIGEMDLNIQSKLLRVLQEKELIRLGGNSKIKLDFRLVVATHKNLADEVKKGNFREDLYYRIVGLPIALPPLRDRKDDLLLLTQFFLSNYCKDNRIPEIKVSPASREKLLTYNYPGNIRELKSVIELAAVMSENNIIEPDDITFLSGNNHDVDTVLNTELTLREYTRLIIRNYLKRYNDNVLLVAEKLDIGKSTIYKMLQTGEIEGA; this comes from the coding sequence ATGCTCGATTTTAAGATTTTTATAGTTGAAGACGACAAATGGTATGGTAACCTTTTACAACACTACCTCAGTCAAAACCCCGATTACGAAGTAACCCTAATCGGCTCAGGTAAGGAATGCCTGGCTCAGTTGCACCGAAAACCTGATCTGATCACGATCGACTTTGGCCTTCCCGACATGAACGGTGAAGAGCTATACCGTAAGATAAAGCAGGCTCAACCAAACGTTCCTGTCATTATCATCAGCGCCCAGGAAAAGATCACGACGGCTGTTGACCTCCTGAAAATGGGTGCCGAAGATTATCTCGTCAAAGATGAAAACACCCAGCAGTTACTCTGGAAAGCCATCATCCGCCTTCGGGAAAATCAATCCTTAAAAAATGAGATCACACAGTTAAAAGCGGAATTAAAAACCCGGTACGACTACTCCACCTCCATCGTAGGAAAAAGTCCTGCCCTACAGGCTGTATTCCGCCTGATCGATAAGGCCGCGGGCTCCATGATCAACGTATCCATCACCGGCGAAACCGGTACGGGTAAAGAACTGGTCGCCAAAGCTGTCCATTACAATTCTGCCCGCAGCGGACAACCGTATGTAGCAGTGAACATGGCCGCTATTCCCAGGGAATTGGTAGAAAGTGAATTGTTCGGTTACGAGAAAGGAGCTTTTACAGGGGCACAGAACCGTAAAACCGGCCGTTTTGAAGAAGCTAATGGCGGTACCCTATTCCTGGACGAAATCGGGGAAATGGACCTGAATATCCAAAGTAAACTCCTCAGAGTACTCCAGGAAAAAGAACTGATCCGCCTGGGAGGCAACAGTAAAATCAAACTGGACTTCCGCCTCGTCGTGGCTACCCACAAGAACCTGGCTGATGAAGTAAAGAAAGGGAACTTCAGGGAAGACCTTTACTATCGTATCGTAGGTCTGCCCATCGCACTTCCACCCCTTAGGGACAGAAAAGACGACCTTTTACTGCTTACACAGTTCTTCCTTTCTAATTACTGTAAGGACAATAGAATTCCGGAAATCAAGGTTTCCCCTGCTTCCCGGGAAAAACTCCTCACCTACAATTACCCTGGTAATATCCGTGAATTGAAATCAGTGATAGAACTCGCCGCCGTAATGTCTGAAAACAACATTATTGAGCCGGATGACATTACCTTCCTCTCCGGCAATAACCATGATGTGGATACAGTACTGAATACAGAATTAACGCTCAGAGAGTATACCAGACTGATTATCCGGAACTATCTGAAACGGTACAACGATAATGTACTGTTGGTAGCAGAGAAACTGGATATTGGTAAATCTACTATTTACAAAATGTTACAGACCGGCGAGATTGAAGGCGCCTGA
- a CDS encoding VOC family protein, whose protein sequence is MKKIIPLCLLAIVMMTHIQAIAQRKSPILNHIAVYVYDLEKTTAFYRDVLQIDTIPEPFHDGKHSWFRIGEHSQMHLIRGAAAVTTHDKNGHLCFSVPSMAAFIDRLHANKVPFESWQGVKDVANKRVDGVQQVYFKDPEGNWIEVNDDKY, encoded by the coding sequence ATGAAAAAGATAATTCCACTCTGCCTGCTGGCAATTGTTATGATGACCCATATACAAGCCATTGCCCAACGAAAAAGCCCGATACTGAACCATATTGCCGTATATGTATACGATCTTGAAAAAACCACTGCATTCTATAGGGATGTACTCCAGATAGATACGATTCCAGAACCCTTTCATGATGGTAAACATTCCTGGTTTAGGATTGGCGAGCATAGTCAGATGCACCTGATCAGGGGGGCGGCAGCTGTGACGACGCATGATAAGAATGGGCATCTCTGTTTTAGTGTGCCTTCTATGGCAGCGTTTATTGATAGACTACATGCGAATAAGGTGCCATTTGAGAGTTGGCAGGGGGTGAAGGATGTGGCGAATAAGAGAGTGGATGGGGTGCAGCAGGTTTATTTTAAAGATCCGGAGGGGAATTGGATTGAGGTGAATGATGATAAGTATTGA